From the genome of Macadamia integrifolia cultivar HAES 741 unplaced genomic scaffold, SCU_Mint_v3 scaffold2975, whole genome shotgun sequence:
CAAATCACCACACGAATaagattatggaaaaaaaaaaaaaaaggaggaagaagaaggagaaaaaaactcACAAAAATGTCAGGTGATTCAGTTTTAGATTGggcaaaaacaataaaagattgtatattttttgggATCGGCCATGAGATCAATTGTATCGGCCCagataaatttttaaaaaataaaatatgaatataaaaattataaaaatttgcaaaaaatatggaaaatttaaaaatcaaaatgggttagtaaaaatctgaaaaataacaAACCCAACCCACCCACCCATGGAATCTATTACTATAATCGGAGGAATATTAAAGAGAAAGAATATTGTAACTGATTGAACACAAATTCGGATATGATAGTATTTTTAGTAAATTGTTTTTAGTATCATCTCGGTTGTACAAGCTCAAAAAGCTGTGAAATGATTCGGAAGATTATAAAACAATACTCAGAAGTGATCGAGGGGAAAATTAtattgaaaccaaaaaaaaaaaaagccaagatCTAAAGGGAAAAAAGCGAAACAATACTTGGAGGCTGGAGCACAACAACCCCAAAGATTTCTGCTTCCTGCAATACGCATGCAGCCTAGTTTCAGGATCTTGAAACTCAACGAACGAAGACATTTCCTGATCTCTTTCTTGTTCCACTGCTTCTTCCGCCGCTGCTGCCTCCGTTAATGGTAAAGTTAAACAACAGATCAAACAAAAATGAACGTCAAATCGTGATCTCCTGCTATCGTAGATCCAGCGCCGAAGAGAGCAATCTATGTCCTTCGAcgaagagaggaaaaaaggaagagagagagagagagatctggaCGTTTAAGAgttgagagggagaaggaggagaCCGTTAATAAAATAAGATGATAACACtgcttttcattttgtttttgcaTTCTGCGTTGCTTTAGTTTAAagtattatttattattgctCGTAATGTTCTACTAAAAATTAATCAGTGGATTCTGTCGCCATTGAAAGTAATGGAAAAACtggaacactcaagaacaccaaagaaaggttggaagttggaacacCTATTTATTATAatgatttttcccattttattgcatttaaatatgaaaaaagaaaaaggaaaaacacaagaCCCGCCTTAACCAggcttttctcttcctcttcctctattCCGAAACAGTAGGTGGGAAGGTCACGGTGGTGGTGTTGGACACGGCTGCCTCGTcctcgtcttcgtcttcttcctcttcttcctcgtAGCCACAAAATATGCATTTCACCCAAGTAGCAAACGCTGCTACGAGGATGAATGCCACAATACTTAACACTATATTCAgtgttcttttctccttgtgcATTGGTTCATGAGTGTCTGTCCAGACGAAACCATTGAAGCCGCGGCtggccatctctctctctctctctctctctctctcttactttttCTAAGCAGTTCACTTGATGACCTCCCACGACTCCCTTATAAATATATATGGACAAGACTTGAGCCAGAAGCAACCGTTTTTCAAAACTAACaggtaaaataataaagaagaaaagtccaaattctttaatttgggggaaGTATTTATTTATCATTGGTTAAAAGGTAGCAGCGCTTAAGCGTTTGCAACTTGTGGACATCCCATTTAATCTGAACCATTGATATTATCCTACATAATTTCAGCCGTTCATTCGTTTCAACTGATTAGCTGATATTTCCGTAGACTCTCCCGGctatttcttcctcttcatccaCATTTTCATATTGGACATCAGTCTGTGTCACTTCTCCAACCCAAACCCACCAGGAACTCAGAAGGGAGAGAAACCCTAACTCCATCGGCAAAAGCACCACCGATGTGGCTATTCCGGTCCTTGCCAtccataagcatatcatcatcgGTGAAGAACTGCGAGAGGAGCAAAAACTCTCCATCATCCAAATCTTCGGCCATTCGAACTCCTTGAAATAGCAGAGAGCGAAAGATTGGGAGAAAGATACGAAACAGAGGAGAGCGATGAAAGCGACAAGATTTTGAAAGGGCCGAGTGATAGCGGTTGCTGCGTCAAGAAGGTTTAATAATAAGAAGTTGGGTTCGCTAGATTTGCAATTTCAGGGGCCCtccaacaaaagaaagaaaaagaaaagcaggGAAAGAtagtgagaatttttttttggtaaagaaaagaTAGTGAGAAAGAGCGCGAGATATTGATGGAGAATGTCATAAGGATAACACACTAACACAACTTTATTTAGGTTTTGACCCTTCTGAATCTTCTGAAACTTGGGGAACAGTTCGATATGTTTGGGTGGTTACGGGAGCTCTCTGTGCGAGGAGAATGAACGGAGGGAACTTGCCAGAAGGACACACAGAAAGAAATTTAagaaataatattaaacagTTCAAAATTTAAACAATCAATAAAGAATAGAGatggaaaaaagaaggaaacccTAAGAAGACATGCAAGTATACAACAACTAGCCTGCTGGATCCCgcccttcccctctttctctctcataattgcagtgtgagagagagagagagagagagaatacagTGGTTGGAGACTGGGTGAAGACATTTGGCCCGGCCGCCGGCCAGCCTCTGGGAAGGGGGAGCTGATAGTGCAGATGCAATTGATTAGCAGGGAGGGTGATGGTGTAGGTCGTGGGCACGGGCGCACGGCATACCAAAGCTGGGATAGGAGAGATGACGCTATCCGTGACTGATGAGCGAAGGAGAGAAGGGTGAGAGACGACTCACATTGGTAACCGGCTGTGTCTGTTACAGTATGCAAGTCTGAAAGCAATTGATGGCTCAGATTAAACATTAAAAGATCAATGGGTGACGTTAAATGTGTTGTTCGGAAGTTGGCAACGCACCCTTTATTATTTGGGTAACTTggttcattttgtaattttttacgGCATATTTCTGTTTTCATCAGACGATGCATAGGGCAGATGTAGGACCACCCATCCTATGGTCCCCACCTAAGAATCAAacgcaagagagagagaagggggcgGGCGGAGCATGGTGGTATAATGGTAGATATGTATAGGTCTTTCTGTTTTCATAATATGTTGTTTACTTATAAGAAAGGCTGTCAAAtactgaaatcgaaaccaagcTGAATTAATTGGATCCAAATCGAATAGAATTTATTTGGTTCAGATTCagtttgaatatgtgagtatgttattcggttcggtttggctTAGTTTTGATTTAGGGTGTCAGAACTATTGATTCgaaccaaaatcgaactgaaTTACTCTTATCATTCAAGTATATTTTttgcaagctctttttttttctttatgttgtaagtgttttttgcaatttatcatcataTATTTACAAGCTAAGTTAactttggagttagcaatggccataaggcctaTAATTTGAGCACATTATGGCCTTTCGTCTatcacagtcatggttcaaaagtggaaccgttttcataactgaattaaaatcgaggtataataccaaattaaaaCTGCTTATCATAACcgaattagaattgaaatcgAATCGAGCCGAATTGAATCGATTTGAatatctaaatatggaaccgaGTTAGTTCTTGGTTCGCTCATGGTCTACCTTATCATTAtttgaaaccgaaccaaaactaaaccgaataatcaaaaccgaaccattgACACCTTACTTGtaagagaaaactgttaattttttctgatttggtctcaataatttcttattttaccAACTTCATGAAATTAGAGAAaactgttgatttttttctgatttggTCTCAATAATTTCAGCGAAGTGGGGGATCCCTCTTGTAGAGGAATGAAAAAGTAGAAGTCTTATTCCTTTCATTTGTCTTTCTTCCTCTAATCAATTTGTTAAAATTGCCTGAAATTCTCATTAAAAAGGAATTGTGCcttaaattcttttttattcttttttttagggagaaaaataaaataactatatatattcatgttaatttaatttttgattTCTAATAAATTTTATTGAGGAAACAAATTCAACTCTCTCTCCTTTGATGTAATTAAATTGAATAATTGATAAATAGTCATTGTGTATTCCAAAAACAAATCATTGATCGACAAGCAATTGATATAGGACCTTTATTGATTGGTCAAtaactaataaaaaatattacaaaaagaATTTGGGACTGAACTTTTATGCCTAAAAGGCAGaaattttaattatataattttgtaACCCAATCTTATCATCTTCTCCATCAGCCACAATGGACAGTTAAAAATCTTTAAAGCACCACATGCTCATAACTTCTACGAACGACCCCCAATGTTGCTAGTCCAGTTTTGATTAGAGGTGTCAATGGGCTGGGTTGGGATGGATTTTAATCCTAAACCAATCCTAAGGTCACTTAACTCAACCCATACCCAACCTAGCCCTTGGTTAATATTTCAGCCTAAGCCCAACACTATTGAACTTAACCCAACTCAATCAAACTCTAATGGACCCTAATTGGGCCAGGCTTAGCTTAACCAGACCAGCCCAGCTCAGTActattggttactttttttttttattgagtaCCATTGGTTATACTTGATCGCTTGAACTCGATATATTGCAAAGGCCAAAGACCAATCTTTTGcatatatgtagattgtggaaaatgaaagattttTTCCAGACCGTTTTCTGTAGGTacccatttataaataatataatggATTGGGTTCGGTGGAGACCTTAACTTAGGCTCGACCCAACCCGGCCTCTGGCCTGAAATTCTCAACATTAACCCACCCTAATATTGAATTTATGGACTGATTTTGATCTTGGAACTCagctttgtgtgtgtgtgtgtgtgtgagagagagagagagagatttctcataaaatttattagaatttgaaaattttgatcatCATGGACAAGCGTAATCCCAATACTATTGACCAATCCTTAGTCATCAGTGACTAGCTTggtcatgagagagagagattagcaAGTTTCCCCAGGACCACCATAAAAGCAAGTATGCCTCCACAAGTCATCAGCGTTGGGATAATGGTCAGAACGGTAGCACCCAAATGAGAGGCTTTCAAGACTAGATTCGTTAGGATTTGCACCATTGTAATCTTCCCCGTAAACTTGGACCACTCTGAAGTAGGCAGTTTTTCTGAAGTTTATACCTTCACCAGGAGGTGAATTGAAATCTCCAGTCCCCATTGGGGGAGTTTTTTCACCTTGAGGAGCATAAACCTCCCCTCTCCAACCAACCACAGAAGCAGATTCTATTATACTGTTGAATAACTCTTTTGGCCAATACCCAACATCAGTAGGTTTATCTCCAATTGATAGCCACCAACTTCCTCCGCCGTCTTTAcgctatatatataatcaatcaaaaataagaaattggCGACAAAGAATATAAACCAATTAGTAATATAAGTGTTATAGCATAATAATGATAATACACGGTTTCACAAATTAAGAAACCAACTTTTATCTTACCTGGGAAATAAACAATGGCACTGTAAATGGATCTTCACCATAGGTAGATGTTTTGGTAATAACTTGACCAAGTGGTACTTCTTTGTTAACTTGAACGAAACCATTGCATATGGAATTGAAGCAGCCAGTCTTTTGAGACCCATCTGCCTAAGatttcattatattattattattattattattattactattataacataaataaataagcacCAAAAATACAGTCCAAAGCTTAGGCAAACTGAGAATGGAACTTTGTTATGTTTGACTTACAGTCCAATGCccaaaaaaatgggattttgtGTCACCATATAATTTAGGATTTACCTGCACACCGAAAATTATTTACAGTTCAGACCGAAGCTAGAAATTGCCAATTGTAAatcatcaaaagtttcagttaaatATTTATGAAGAGAAACATAAGATCGTATATGTGGATAATATTGAgtcaataagaaaaaagaatagaagTTCTTCCACCGACCCAAGACCCAACTGTGTGTTACAATGAAAACATGCATTTAATGTCTAAAAGTGAAGTAGGAACGAATCATGAAAGGTTGGATATGCTATCGATATACCGTAAGCTGGCACCCATTATGTTTATCTCTCTTTcactttttgaaatgaccccctaCCTCTCCTGTATGACACCTCATCAGATACTTCCTTTGGGAATTGTTTGTTAGCTTACTATATACGAGCGGCATACATATAtctctccatatatatatatatatatatatataaaagtaaaGAGGGAGAGATAAAAGAGAACTGACATGCCATCCAACTTGTACACGGTTTTGTCCACGTTGTGCCCAGATCAAAGCTCCACTGTATTGATTACTGGAGACTGAGGGATTGTGTAGGCTCATGATCGCTGAAACTCCATGatatttcttgttttcatctttcatttgaaACCCTGCAAACTGAGTAACATGTGTTAATGTCAATTGCCACATACCTCAAGTAATTATTGACTTTGTTGGGAATGTTAAAGTAGGATCTAGAAgaatggttttaaaaattgaattagATTGGTCATGATCGGATCAGTATTAACTAAGACTAATCATGATCTTTAATTTATCAGATACCTATCCATTGGTAAGGCAAGAGGGTACAATGGTCCAAAAGACCAACTTTACAGAGAAAATAAGGGTAAATCCTTCCGATCTAATCCAATCCTGACATATCCAAATATCAATCCCCATTTTTTACACCTTGGTTGAAAGCAATATTTCTACTTTAGAAATTAAGATGAAAAGTTTCTCTTGTGGGGTGAGGTGGGACTTGGGAgtgagggagggagggaaagTTTGGGAAAGCTTACATGTTTACCGGGCCCTTCATCTAAGAATTGATGAAAATTTCCAGAAGTATTTGAATAGGATTTCCACCTTATTAAATCTTCTCTTGTTGTCCTCCTAATGGGGACTGTTCCTGTTGGGCAACCCCCGCCATCAAGTCTGAGATCATCACTAGGATCAACTCCTAAAGAAGCTTCTTTAGTAGTCTCTCTTGGAGCCGAAGAACTCATCTGCAATTTTGATTTGATCAATTcatcttaaaaagaaaaaggctgaataagttGAATGTGATGACACTGATAATCACTATACCTCAGGTATATGGTTCTTGAGTAATGGGTTGTCGAAGGCTGGTTGTTTGTAAAAATCAACACAATCATAGATTTCACCATGTTTCGTCTGTAAAAGCCATATAAACAATTCATCTATCATTAATCATTCTGCCATTAATCATTCCATGCATGTTTGCCATGGTTTGACTAAAAATGTTgataccaatggggttggtagtctagtggtgaaaatgccctcaatccatcaccgttcgagtcggctggttgtggaTTTGCCGTATAGGGGCTTGTCCTGAGGGCTAcgatcactaccatggaacaCCATTTttctattaccaaaaaaaaaaaaaaatgttgatgaTCAGTGAGTGATGTAATATACATTGATACTCTTGACTGCAGGCTTGTTCATTAGTTTGAGTTGTCTCTCCAACTCgagatcttcttcttccatggagAAGGTTCTTCCTCCGTAGACTCCATTGTAACTTAAAATGATTAAAGAAGATGCTAACAAAGCTACAAGCATGACCACCAGTAAAGCCATTATAAACAAAGGATTTTCTTGCCTTGCCTTACTGTTGATTTACACTTCTGCGTTTCCTCGGTAACATGTTCTATATATTTATTGACAACAGGGAATTTCATTTGGTTGTCACTCATTCAAAACGTACCATATATGTGTCATTTTCAAAAATTGTTTTGGCATAAAATATTTGTTGCATTGGAAAAAGAATATTTGATTCTCACAAAAATTCtattaaattataataaataaataaaaggattaTCTCCCAAAATTGAATCTTACCAACTTTTAAGCTCGTTTTCCCTGGtccaaaaattttttttctttcactcttACAGGATTTGACAACtcttttaaaatctttttaaCATTgtaccttctttttttgttccttCTATAAATTAAACAATGTAATTTGTGTTAGATACTTTGATTCCTTTCTACATTTGAAGGATTAAGTAGATCAAATGCAAGCTATATACATTTTAaagattaagggtgtcaaattggaTCCAGAATGATCGAGATCGAATAATCGGAACTAAATCGAACAGAATTTGATTATAATCTAGAACTAGGGAATAAAATCAAAGCAGGACTTGGTTATTTTGTAGATTGAGCATCTAAACTGATGGTAAGAATCAACACCAAATCGAATTTGGATAtcaatatattataatattaatATAGTATAATactaatattatattttattaatacACTATAATACTAATATGTTTTAATATATATTACAACTACTGGTATTAGATTTTATAATATTactatattataataatattataCTATATGTGGTATAAATCTAGCACATGGCCCGAAACTAAACTCTGTAGGAACCAAATAGGAACTAGAAACGAACTAGAACCAAATAGGTTTAGCATGGGTACCAATTTTCAGAACCAATGAACTAGGGACTTGGTCCGGTTTCAAATCACACCAACActccttggaagttggaaccgaACTAAACAAAATACCCAATTCGAGACTGATTTACACCCTTATTACTCCCGACACTCCTCCCTTCCCCCACCTCTTTCATCCTTATTTTGTCATCTTCgaggataaaaaagaaaaaaaaaattgtaaaaagaaatttttaaaaaattagaaatctaTTTTAGGGTTTGCTTTGATGTGAACATGTAAGTTGAGTCTAGAGTCTAGACTCTAGAGTGAGCTCTTAGTGTAAAGTCTTGAGGTTGATATGTAACGCCCTGACCCTATTAACCTTAGCACAATATTGTCCCTTGTATATCTTTTGGCCGCAATATCGCGATATCATTAGCCTTAgcacaatattgttctctttggccCATAGGCTTCAAGTGTTTAAAATGCACTGTGCTATGTTAGAGATTATTCATTAGTtcaataatctctccctaggcgatgtgagactaaagttgaTATATtttcaccaatctcccaaataCTCGATTGGAAACTCGCCAACCACCACTGCACTCAATTTGGATGTTCAGGCGAAGAAAAAGAAGGTGAACAAGGGGTTTCAATTCCAAAACCagagaaagtgaaaatttgcgaagttcttttttattctgATTGACTCAATATCCTTTAGCAACAAAGATGCCAA
Proteins encoded in this window:
- the LOC122067562 gene encoding uncharacterized protein LOC122067562, translating into MALLVVMLVALLASSLIILSYNGVYGGRTFSMEEEDLELERQLKLMNKPAVKSINTKHGEIYDCVDFYKQPAFDNPLLKNHIPEMSSSAPRETTKEASLGVDPSDDLRLDGGGCPTGTVPIRRTTREDLIRWKSYSNTSGNFHQFLDEGPGKHFAGFQMKDENKKYHGVSAIMSLHNPSVSSNQYSGALIWAQRGQNRVQVGWHVNPKLYGDTKSHFFGHWTADGSQKTGCFNSICNGFVQVNKEVPLGQVITKTSTYGEDPFTVPLFISQRKDGGGSWWLSIGDKPTDVGYWPKELFNSIIESASVVGWRGEVYAPQGEKTPPMGTGDFNSPPGEGINFRKTAYFRVVQVYGEDYNGANPNESSLESLSFGCYRSDHYPNADDLWRHTCFYGGPGETC